The sequence below is a genomic window from Lolium perenne isolate Kyuss_39 chromosome 4, Kyuss_2.0, whole genome shotgun sequence.
gacaaggtatcctgaggtcgagaagctatGCCTCTGcttattcttcacctgcaccaagcttcatcatatccttttgacggcagaaatcatcgtcatatgcaagtccgacgttgtcaagcacatgctgtcggatcctgttttgaaaggccgacttggtaagtggatgtttgcgttatcagaattcgatctccggtatcagcgtgcgaaagcagtcaagggacaagcgttggccgatctgatagctgaacggatcaatactaatatagcagcactatctatacgtgcatgggctatgttcttcgacggatcggcttgtgacgatggttgtggcatcggcattccactactaggaaaagggcaatcagtggcgcaccacttttacccatcagtggcgcactagtggtgcgccactgctatcacgccactgctaacttttagcagtggcgcaccaggtagtgcgccacttactagcttcatggtgcgccactcctaaacgtctgaggtgcgccactggatAGAAAAAAGGTGCACCactactaaaatttgaaatttctagatctggatctggatcgggatctggatctggcacattttgtttcaattttttttggctcgttattttttctcgttcttgttgctagaattatttgtgcaatgttcattctCATTTTTCTTAGCCTAGCCGCCGGTGATGATGGATGAGAGACGtaggagaggtgaagagaggtgaggagatgtaggagaggatgaacaagaggacgaaggccagaggtaatggaggctagagggtcgccggagggtcgtcggagagtaaggtcaccggagttcaccatagtggaggagctcgccggaaagtaaggtcaccggagctcgacatagtggaggaggtcgccggagtgaaaggaggagaggagaggaggaggtcgccggagtgaaaggaggagaggagaggaggaggtcgccggagtgaaaggaggagaggagaggaggagagcaggaggaggagaggagaatgaaagcaggagaatatgtggaggaggagggaggagggaggagggggttaagtggccggctcctcccattttgaaattcgtgggcgggaagcttagcagtggcgcaccaaggcatgggtgcgccaccgctacttttttctatttttttcccaaaatctaaaacctgaaaaaagtcctgtttctgttttgaatttgacgaagccattttgcataatatatcaaaattcatttttttaaaatttcactaaacctagatgacatattacatgggcatctcgaaggattttattttttgaaatttctatctatttcttttattttttccaaacccgaaaaggcgatccacggggggtggaaatgtttgggcaccacttagcagtggcgcaccaagcagggtgcgccactactaagtgaggcccaaacatgtccatcatcccctttacatagcaatggcgcaccatgtagaggtgcgccactgctacataaaatagctgtggcgcacctctacatggtgcgccattgctatgtacaaggctgggtcaaacccatggtcaaacttagtggtggcgcaccacagaagaggtgcgccactactacattttttatagtggcccaccactttccggtgcgccactgctaagtagtagtggcgcactgccctcctggtgcgccactaacacccatcttacggctaggccttttcctagtagtgttctactcgtgtcgcctcggggggcaacatattccttctccatcaggctatctacaccttgcaccaacaatgtcgctgagtatgaggcgatacgcaagggaatggagttgcttttggaagccggggcagaagcggtggagctttttggagactcgaagttggtgatctcccagcttacggacgaatacaagtgcgagagtgagtcactcttcccatattggatggaatgtcgtgagatgatgacacattttcggtacatcaacttcaattgggtcccaagatctcagaataccgacgccaatgatctggcacagatggcgtcaggatacaaggacataccagatgggtcagaatttcaggtgcagttcctggaacaggatgactggagagccgatatcttcaattacttgaaggattcggctcgggtggcacctaaacggataaggtacaaggccattaaatatgtccttataggagatgacatgttctacaggacgttggaagggttattactcaaatgcctgggaccaactgtgtctaatcggctcttacatgaggtgcatgaaggcgcctgtggaactcaccaatcggctcataagatgaagtggctgattaggcgatcagggttttactggcccaccatgcttgaggattgcttcaactactacaaagggtgccaagcgtgtcagatgttcgggaagattcagatggtacccgcatcagcaatgaatcccatcatcaaaccttggccatttcgaggttggggcatggatatgatcggcaaaatccatcctgcgtcgagcaaaggccacgagtggatcctggccattacagattacttcaccaaatgggtggaggccgtccctatgaagaaggtaaaatcagaagatgtgatcaagtttgtaaaagaacacgtcattcataggttcgggattccccaaaccatcacgaccgatggaggttcggtcttcatttctaaagaatttagaaaattctgcgatgaaatgggaattaagctgatccgatcatctccatactatgctcaagccaacgggcaagctgaagcgttcaattagagcctgatcaagctgatcaagaggaaaattgacgagaaccctagggtttggcatgaaacgttgtcagaagctttgtgggcctaccgcatgtcatgccatggagctataaaaacttcgccataccagcttgtctatgggaaggaatccgtattaccttgggaaattacggctggatcgagacgtgtcatgtttcaaaatgatctaacagctgaagaatatgcagccctgatgagtgataccattgaggatgcaacggaacttagactttggtcattggagaagattaaagaaaaTAAAGCCagagtagctcgtgcatacaataagaaggtgagaccaaaggagtttcaggttggtgatctagtatgggaagccatgttgccattaggaaccaaggataaagcgtatggcaaatggtctcctaattggcacggtccgtacaaagtagtccaggttttgaagggcaatgcatacatgctcgagcagctggacggtgttaaattcccagtagccgtcaatggtcaacacctcaagaaatatttcccaagcatgtgggacgatggacagtgaaacatgggggccgatgtataaaatcggccagtaaaaaaaaaatttatatgcaaatcacagccgatgcacagacatcgacttcaggaaCATGGAtgccagtacagccgatgctcggacatcgactttagaataataaaagccgatgcatgttcatcgactctagaggaacaagctcagttgagcaggttaacagatcagtttcaggccagagtccatggcatttgagatgattctcccattggatttgCTGAGGGGTTGAGTCTGCGCGTTTGAGATTGGAGGATGGCGTGGACCCGGATTGGATCTGTTTGACCGTGTGAATGGGCAACTAGTTTGGCCTTAAAGCGTGTTTATGGTACAAgctgatgccctgccatcggctctttgtgcggtgACCTCGTTCGGCAATCGGCAAATTTGACGAGAAAGCAAAATTgatagaggaatattttcttcattaataaaggagatttcttacaaagaaagagccgattgctcaagggaggaagaacaaaagaagggtctattgacaATTCTaccactactactactagacctatacaaGTAGAtcctactctacgggccgtcgttgccctcgtcgtcgccatcagagctctcgtcggcgctgctgccggcgggctcctcgtcgctgctcccatagccctctatgggagcttcctcctcctcgtcgtcgtcgtcgtcatccgatccggcgcggaagcgcttcgccggcggatagtcctcaagggagtcgtcgtcgtctttttcttcctcctcctcggaggaagtgtagccgtcccaggagaacgagtcgtcctcgctcgtcgcttccagttccccgtcggcgaggaactggaggtcatcgtcgccgctggtcaaggacttgtcgtcctcggaccagacgaaggGCTCGTGATCCTCATTGTCCCACTCCGTTGAGGCGAGGATGTCGtacgccgccagcgagccccactccggcgtcgcctCACGAGATGAAGAAGATTGgggggaaagatccgatgaggtggaggaggacgaagaggagaaggactgggaagaaagatccgacgagacggaggaggaagaagaggaaaacattgctacaggagatggggaatttttgggtgccgatggctagagcagagcaagaggatgaagaggcaaactgttcggcgcggttaaataaaaggagtatggtggatttaatgccacagcagtttccgaggaagtggtgcccaaaagaaaaaacaacggtcaaatcacgcggagaagttgggaaggcaaggcatcatgataaaggatactgcggcggttttgccctgccacgacgtgacccaacgaagaaaaagcagagtgattttggaattatcatttccaaaaccaggggggcatgtgttatcaccagaatttgaccggatcagaggtgggccgtgattaaagatggacttgaagaatatacacggaagatatacatgaatcggccttgtacacgaagtttgggctagtttgcccgtgtatctgtaaatatagtatgatacgtgtcggttagatagaatttggctcgtacacggttgggattattcccacgttagaaagtctacggactataaatatgtatctagggttatcgagaaaaacaacaatcacgttcaccacaaaccaatctaggcgcatcgccaaccccttgtttcgagggtttcttccgggtaagcatcatgctgcctagatcgcatcttgcgatctaggcagtatacgtttattcgttgttcatgcgttgctcgtgctgaagccttgttgatggcgagcaacgtagttatcgtagacgtattAGGATTAGCATTGCTTTACACGATATATGCTTTgctccatgctatccctagacgtctagccgcctttacacctatcctaggtgtaagggcggcaccttgcttgatccgtgtttagtagatccgatctgttatgattgctccttgttcttcaaggattagtttaatatctgcatagttaggccttgcaaacgggttgaaggatccagtagcacgtagggtgtagtctgctagccctagataagatgttccgggaatcaactccatgttggtttttaggccttatctagggctggtttattatcatcttgcgtggctgccaggctcaatcacgcgtaggatgttccgattatgcggtgaaaaccctaaatcgtcgtaggtcgttttagctttatattgatcaagcaggaccaccatgtgatcgtagacctcatacgaaccatgggtggatcggctccttgagccgattcacaggacaacctgagagccgatcgaggctcgtatttaatgtttacgtgtatgccatgcaggaaactaagcgaagcaaatccatcaccttcctgaccaggtataggtcaggtggcacgcccttgcaccagcatcggacgtgcgtgccgaggctttgcgggccgtcgctcgagggaccagggccagccgcagctctgagagccttccggctctacgtgttgcccgtcgctactcgccggtgggtttcggacgccaacaacaGGTTTTTGGACAGAAGTTCTCTGTTGACTACCTCAACAACTACCTACAAGTTCCTATCCAAGTTGTTGTGAATTGCAACCGGAGCGAGCAACAAATGTATGTCTGCATGAAGATAGGGAAGAAAGGAAGTGCAATCATGACGactagatggaaggaagtagtgcATGCATTCAACTTGAGGAGGGGACAAATCTGTGTTTTCAGTTTTAGAGAACAGCTAGGTACGAGGTTCCAAGAGCTCAAGCTAGGCTCAGGCTTGTTATTCTCCATCTTGGCAACTAAAATGCCATTGTTCTAACCTCTTCTATAATTGTCGTGAAGTTGGGATGTTAACTGAACTTTTAGTGAGTATGGATTGTTAATTACATACCAGCTAATGTATGGACTATTAAGTAGTTAAATGTATGGACTGTTAAGTATTATGAATTGTATGGTTCTTTTGTGCACTGCTATAAGATGAACTGCTACAAGTTATTGCACTGATTTTTTGCATTTATGAACTGTTAAGTATTATGAACTGTAGAATTATGAAGTTATTGCACTAATTTTTGCAGGCAGTTTCCAAAGTGCCTGAGAAGATCATATATTTGCATGCACTATGGAAAATTTCCCTGTAAGATATGATCTTTCCCGGCACTTTTGAAAACGCCCCAAAAAATATGATCTCTCCCGGCACTTTGCAAAAATGCCTCGAAAAATCTCCTCTTTTCCCGCACTTTTCAAAAAATGCCCCAAAAGATAATTTTCCCAGGCACTTTGCAAAAGTACCTCTAACAGAGTGCCTGGAAAAATCTGACGTGACATAGTAAATCCTAGTGTTTTCATGACTCTATTCGCAGCAACCATACTTCACAGTTCACTATTTTGCAAAATTCCTTGCTTGTTAATTCCCAGCATACATCATTCGCAACACGTATCTGTTCAAGATTTCTTTTCACAACAAATGAACTATATTGCGCATGAATAAAGCATGCACAATGAGATGGCCCTTGTACCGGATCATGTAAAGTCATGCTACTGCCGGTGAGAAAAGCCGTACACTTCCTTCTTTAATTTCGTAACAAATGGACAGAGGTACAATGTTTAATTTGTTACAGACGAGACATAGATGATAGATCAACAGAACCCACGAAACATACATGCTTGTCTAGTAAAATTGTAGTTGATTTTGACACATGGGGATTGTCCCATTTTTAGCTACAAATGTATCTATATCGACAATGATTTTATACCTGTGTTATGTAATAGCATTACTTTCCCTTGTTATCGAACTGACGAGTTTATCAGAAGGTTCTCCATGTGGAGTCGTGCATTTCCAGCTGCGGCTGCTGCTGCTCGCACTCCATGTCCACCTTCGCCATAGCGTTACCAAACAAGGCAAGATCACCACCCACGACGTCTCGCGGCAGCTGTTGGCTGCACCCGGCGAAGGGTGCTAGCGCTTTCTGCATCGTGGGGTTCCCAGCGAAAACGGTACCCAGAAGCCCCGGTGCCCACGGGAGCATGGCGGCCGCGTTCTGGTTTGCAGCCGCCTGCAGCCAACTCATGTACGCGCCCATGTCGACCCGGCCGTGGCCGAAGTTCTCGCCGGAAGCGGGGCCGAAGCTGCCGAGCATGGAGGAGACGTCGAGCTCCCCGAGCTCGCCGAGGGAGACGTTGCCGTCGTTGCATGGGGAGTCCATGTCGGGGCTGTCCTGTGAGTGCCTCATCTTCACTATCTGGGTTTTCTTGAACACCCTGCACACCACCCATTCCTCCTTTTGGAACCAAAAAGGAAGAGAACATTTCACACAACATCAGTAACAATCTATAGTTTGATGGtaacaaaaaatgttcaaaagtTGTGAATATGTACCTTGTTTGGTTTGTATGGGAACTTGTTCTGGATCCTGTACTCGTGCATGACCCAGCTGGTCTTCTCGCCCTTGGGTGCTCTACCTCCGTAGAAGACTAGGGTTTTCTTCATCCCGACCAGCCTGCCGCCATGGAAAATCTCCTTGTCTTTGCCGGTGGTCTTCCAGTAGCCAGATTCGGTGGCACGGTTCGTGCGGATGCCGGTCGGGTATTTCCGGTCGCGCATGCTGAAGAAGTACCACTCCTTCTCGCCCATGCTAGCTTTGCCTGGAAACTTACATCGATCAATGTGGAAGCAATGTACGTATGCCGTATGGGCCGGTGTGTATGACAGGTTGACAACGACGACTATATTAGCCTAGTGCGCGCTGTAGCGCTACTCTTAGAATTACATACTGTAGGTCTAGAGCAATGCTTAGATAACAGTGACGGCCCGAATATGTGCGTGTAATGAACAAGGTCAAGGGTGCTGTAAGTAAGTCTCACCAAATCAAGAAAAAATAGGAGAGAAGGTCCACTGGTGCAGAAGTAAACAATATGGTTGAAAAGCAATGCGCACTTGTCCTAGTTGAATTACATGAGAGTGAATTGACATAACATTTACTTTTCTAGGAACGAGCACAAATTATATTTGTGGAGACGACTAATTATCTAGCGCATTGCATGCCTGCCCCTGCAGCTGGATCAAACTCATATcagctttttcagtttttttcAGATGGTAGAAGAGACGTACTTGGAAGGTCCCATGGCTCGCACTTGTTGAGATCGACGTCGGCGATGGCGCGGGTGGTGAAGGCGAAGTCGGAGACCTTGCGGGTGAGGTAGTAGGTGATGAGCTCCTCGTCCGTGGGGTGGAACCGGAACCCTGGGGGAAGGCCCTCCTCCATCGATCCTAACCTTCGTCTTCCGCGAACCCGCGGCCGACTGCACTGTCTAGAGTGCAGCAGCTCAGTTCAGCTCGGCTCAGCTCAGCGGGCAGTGCTACACCGATCCATGGCAGAAGGAGACGCCGTGGGTATATATATGATCGACAAGGGCAGCACATGTGTAGGTGAAGACAAGGCATTATGAAGTTATTAATGGCACTCTTGTTGCGCATACTTCTTCTAGAGCCCGGTTCGAGGTCTCAACAACCACCGCCAGGAGAGCGACGAGAAGGGTATTATTGACGACGGCGACAGCGGCGGATCCGGGGAAAGGTCGGGGAATGGAGGATCTGTCCGTCGATTGCACGCGTGGGCCGCATGCATCCATGAGGCACTGTGCATATGTCTCATGTTTTCCGGCCAACTCTAACCACTCCCCACCCACCGAGCTAGTTCTCCGGCGAAATGGCCAGCGATGTTGCCTGGCTGCCAGCAACGCACGGCGGCATGACAGGAATAACTGCACTTTCATAGTGGCAATGGATTGGAGTACTACACTGTACTTGAGTTGATAAGACGATTGCCATGATCGTTGGTGTGTTATACGTTCGCGAGACGCTTGTAACCGCACGTGTGAAAGTGACCTGTAAATCGAGATGCGCTTTACATTGTACTCGATCGTACGCACGTCTATTTTTTTCATTTTGGTGGTTGCAGTGCAAGCCCGGATGGTCTTCCGGCCGGCATATATTCCCTGTCGACCATGCAGGTTTGATTTTTGTGCTTCCGGTTGGCTGATTAATTTGGAGAGCCAATGCAGTTAAGAATGTCAAAAGGTGCAAGAAAGGGGATTAAGGAGAATCAGAATAGGTAAAACAAATCAAGGAAATTGTGACATACCCTGTCAGTCCGAAAATGTAAGGCGTGCAAGGATTAGATAAATGTTAAATGTTACTAACTTTAAACAAATATTTAAGGAAAAAAATCTACATCTATAATATTGCATGAACACattaagaaaatatattttatgaagAATCTAATGATATTAATTTGGTATTGTAATTGTTCATattttgtgtataaacttggtcaaactaaaAAAAAACGTTGGCTTTTGAGTAATCCAAGTTTCCAGACATACTTTCAGATATACCTGATCATCACCATTATGATTATCCTGTCTGATAACGACCAAAGAATACCTTCTATTATGAGGACACTTGATCTTCTCATGGTCTAAGGATCCGTACGTAAGTCTGTAGAACGGCATGCTCTAGCCAATCAACCAAAAGACCGATCTATTGGGAGAATATTTCAACGACCAGGTTGAAatatttctattttattttatattggGCTAGCTGGGTCTTGAACTTAAGACCTCTTGGCTCTGCTACCATGTAGAACTACATACTCTAGCCAATGCAACAAAAAGACCGATTTGATGGAAGAGACTAGGAAATACATACTTCATCAACAAAGTtaacaccataataatactaactGACGAGGGATTAACTCATCAAtacctacatattgtagacttagggttttgtAAGAAGTAGAGAGCAAATAGATCTTCAAGGTTCAGCCGAACAAAGGTGCTCAACTCAATATTACGGTGGCTAGGGTTACAATGATTCGGTCCCCTCTGTCTCCCTCGGCtttccctttatataggaggcgaagctgaggcttttccgtgtcgtacaagttacaaacagtCAAGCCGCATTGGGCTTTTCCTATATTGAACCTTCTGGGCCTCCAAAGATTCGAGTCCATGGGCTTCATGCTTCCCTGTAGACCCAGGGTACTTATTCGACATGcctggtgatacgcgtacagcacgcgaccgttgggaaccccaagaggaaggtgtgatgcgtacaacggcaagttttccctcagtaagaaaccaaggtttatcgaaccagtaggagccaagaagcacgttgaaggttgatagcggcgagatgtagtgcgccgcaacaccagggattccggcgccaacgtggaacctgcacaacacaaccaaagtactttgccccaacgaaacagtgaggttgtcaatctcaccggcttgctgtaacaaaggactcgatgtatagtgtggatgatgattgtttgcagaaaacagtagaacaagtattgcagtagattgaattcgattaaaagaatggaccgggatccacagttcactagtggtgtctctcccataagataaatagcatgttgggtgaacaaattacagttgggcaattgacaaatagagagggcacgaccatgcacatacatgatatgatgagtatagtgagatttaattgggcattacgacaaagtacatagaccgctatccagcatgcatctatgtctaaaaagtccaccttcaggttatcatccgaaccccttccagtattaagttgcaaacaacagacaattgcattaagtatggtgcgtaatgtaatcaataactacatcctcggacatagcatcgatgttttatccctagtggcaacagcacatccacaaccttagaactttctgtcactgtcccagatttaatggaggcatgaacccactatcgagcataaatactccctcttggagttaagagtaaaaacttggccagagcctctactaataacggagagcatgtaagatcataaacaacacatagatataaattgataatcaatataacatagtattctctatccatcagatcccagcaaacacaacatatagcattacagatagatgatcttgatcatgttaggcagctcacaagacccaacaatgaagcataatttggagaagacgaccatctagctactgctatggacccatagtccaggggtgaactactcactcatcactccggaggcgaccatggcggtgaagagtcctccgggagatgattaccctctccggcagggtgccggaggcaatctcctgaatcccccgagatgggattggcggcggcggcgtctctggaaggttttccgtatcgtggctctcggtactgggggtttcgcgacgaagactatatgtaggcggaagggcaggtcaggaggcgtcacgggggccccacacgctagggccacgcgggccccccctgggccgcgccgccctagtgtggcggcgccccgtggccccccgtcgtctcctcttcggtcttctggaagcttcgtggcaaaataggcccctgggcgttgatttcgtccaattccgagaatatttccttactaggatttctgaaaccaaaaacagcagaaaacatcaactggctcttcggcatctcgttaataggttagtgccggaaaatgcataaatatgacataaagtatgcataaaacatgtaggtatcatcaataatgtggcatggaacataagaaattatcgatacgtcggagacgtatcagcatccccaagcttagtttctgctcgtcccgagcaggtaaacgatatcaaacataatttctggagtgacatgccatcataacctcg
It includes:
- the LOC127293797 gene encoding protein CUP-SHAPED COTYLEDON 2, with amino-acid sequence MEEGLPPGFRFHPTDEELITYYLTRKVSDFAFTTRAIADVDLNKCEPWDLPSKASMGEKEWYFFSMRDRKYPTGIRTNRATESGYWKTTGKDKEIFHGGRLVGMKKTLVFYGGRAPKGEKTSWVMHEYRIQNKFPYKPNKEEWVVCRVFKKTQIVKMRHSQDSPDMDSPCNDGNVSLGELGELDVSSMLGSFGPASGENFGHGRVDMGAYMSWLQAAANQNAAAMLPWAPGLLGTVFAGNPTMQKALAPFAGCSQQLPRDVVGGDLALFGNAMAKVDMECEQQQPQLEMHDSTWRTF